One Rhinolophus sinicus isolate RSC01 linkage group LG06, ASM3656204v1, whole genome shotgun sequence DNA window includes the following coding sequences:
- the LEPROT gene encoding leptin receptor gene-related protein, producing MAGIKALVLLSFSGAIGLTFLMLGCALEDYGVYWPLFVLIFHAISPIPHFIAKRVTYDSDATSSACRELAYFFTTGIVVSAFGFPVILARVAVIKWGACGLVLAGNAVIFLTIQGFFLVFGRGDDFSWEQW from the exons ATGGCGGGCATTAAAG ctcTTGTGTTATTATCCTTCAGTGGGGCTATTGGACTGACTTTTCTTATGCTGGGATGTGCTTTAGAGGATTATGG TGTCTACTGGCCCTTGTTCGTCTTGATATTTCACGCCATCTCTCCCATTCCCCATTTCATTGCCAAAAGAGTGACGTATGACTCTGATGCGACGAGCAGTGCCTGTCGGGAACTGGCATATTTTTTCACCACTGGAATTGTTGTTTCTGCCTTTGGATTTCCTGTTATTCTTGCTCGTGTGGCTGTG ATCAAATGGGGAGCCTGCGGCCTTGTGCTGGCAGGCAATGCAGTCATTTTCCTTACAATTCAAGGTTTTTTCCTTGTATTTGGAAGAGGAGATGATTTTAGCTGGGAGCAGTGGTAG